The following proteins come from a genomic window of Chthoniobacterales bacterium:
- the shc gene encoding squalene--hopene cyclase — protein MAPPVANLIPLPSVAPNASSSYSQDDPEIASAISRAQDNLLRQQHPDGHWCGELLVDSTLCSDYVLFMHWLGEVDDALQQRCVRHILKRQLPDGGWNIYYGGPSEVNASVKAYFALKLAGHSADLPFMHDARANILRLGGIPKMNTFSKLYLALLGQFPWQYLPTIPVEMILLPSWAFFNIYKMSSWSRAMLIPLAIINHFKPTRELPGMKQLHELYPLGTEHKDFTLSRDPRFFAWRNFFLRADHAIKIISKLGWRPMRRRALEEAERWMIERIGEGSDGLAAVFPAMLNSLIALRALGYSPNNPIYKKAANDFAGLFVDDPEDFRIQPCLSPVWDTAINIIALAESGLPADHPSLKKAANWLVDKEVRTQGDWTINNPHTDASGWAFEYNNVYYPDTDDTAMVLMGLRLAKPDDQEALDALFKRAIAWQLSFQCRDGGWAAFDKEVTKHWLEDMPFADHNAILDPTCSDLTARTLELFGYINFDVKQRSVREAIRYLFETQDDDGSWYGRWGVNYIYGTWQVLRGLRAIGENMTQDWILRGRDWLESCQNADGGWGETCASYDDPTVKGCGESTASQTAWAIMGICACGDLDRASVQRGLRYLLSTQRADGAWDEPQITGTGFPRVFYLKYDMYRQNFPLLALATYINYRSGLGHYPSFYRCGA, from the coding sequence ATGGCGCCACCGGTTGCCAACCTCATTCCGCTGCCGAGCGTTGCCCCGAACGCGAGCTCGTCCTATTCGCAGGACGATCCGGAAATCGCGAGCGCGATATCGCGGGCCCAGGATAATCTTCTCCGGCAACAGCACCCGGACGGCCACTGGTGCGGTGAGCTCCTGGTCGATAGCACCCTCTGCTCCGACTACGTGCTCTTCATGCACTGGCTCGGTGAAGTCGACGACGCTCTCCAGCAACGCTGCGTCCGCCACATTTTGAAACGCCAGCTGCCTGACGGCGGATGGAACATTTACTACGGCGGGCCGAGCGAAGTGAACGCCTCGGTGAAAGCCTACTTCGCCCTTAAGCTTGCCGGGCATTCGGCCGATCTGCCGTTCATGCACGACGCCCGCGCCAACATTCTTCGGCTTGGCGGAATTCCGAAGATGAACACCTTCAGCAAGCTTTACCTCGCGCTGCTGGGGCAGTTCCCGTGGCAGTATCTGCCCACGATCCCGGTCGAGATGATCCTCCTCCCGAGTTGGGCGTTCTTTAACATTTACAAAATGTCCTCCTGGAGCCGGGCGATGCTGATCCCGCTCGCGATCATTAATCATTTCAAGCCGACCCGTGAACTCCCCGGGATGAAGCAATTGCACGAGCTGTATCCTCTCGGTACAGAGCACAAGGATTTCACACTTTCCCGCGATCCCCGCTTTTTTGCCTGGCGGAATTTTTTCCTGCGGGCGGATCACGCCATCAAGATCATTTCGAAACTGGGATGGCGTCCGATGCGCCGGCGCGCCTTGGAGGAAGCCGAACGCTGGATGATCGAGCGGATCGGGGAGGGGAGCGACGGATTGGCTGCCGTTTTTCCAGCGATGCTCAACTCGCTGATCGCCCTGCGCGCTCTCGGGTATTCGCCCAACAATCCGATTTACAAAAAAGCCGCGAACGACTTTGCCGGCCTCTTCGTCGATGACCCGGAAGATTTCCGGATCCAGCCCTGCCTGTCGCCTGTCTGGGACACGGCGATCAATATCATCGCGCTGGCCGAGTCCGGCCTGCCGGCGGACCATCCCTCGCTCAAGAAGGCCGCCAATTGGCTGGTCGACAAAGAAGTCCGCACCCAGGGCGATTGGACGATCAACAATCCCCACACGGATGCGAGCGGTTGGGCCTTCGAATACAACAACGTTTATTATCCGGATACCGACGATACCGCGATGGTGTTGATGGGACTTCGGCTCGCAAAGCCGGACGACCAGGAGGCACTCGATGCCCTTTTCAAACGCGCGATCGCCTGGCAGCTCAGCTTCCAATGCCGTGACGGCGGGTGGGCGGCGTTCGACAAGGAAGTGACCAAACATTGGCTCGAGGACATGCCGTTCGCGGATCACAACGCGATTCTCGATCCGACCTGCAGCGATCTCACCGCGCGCACCCTCGAGCTTTTCGGCTACATCAATTTCGACGTGAAACAGCGCTCGGTCCGCGAAGCCATCCGCTATCTCTTTGAAACGCAGGATGACGACGGTTCGTGGTACGGACGCTGGGGCGTCAATTACATTTACGGGACATGGCAGGTGCTCCGCGGCCTGCGCGCCATCGGCGAGAACATGACGCAGGATTGGATCCTGCGCGGACGTGATTGGCTCGAGAGCTGCCAGAATGCGGATGGCGGCTGGGGAGAAACCTGCGCATCCTATGACGACCCGACGGTGAAAGGGTGCGGCGAAAGCACCGCCTCGCAGACCGCCTGGGCGATCATGGGAATCTGTGCCTGTGGCGATCTCGATCGGGCCAGCGTGCAGCGAGGTTTGCGTTATCTGCTTTCGACCCAACGAGCCGACGGCGCCTGGGACGAACCGCAAATCACGGGCACCGGTTTCCCCCGCGTCTTTTATCTCAAGTACGACATGTACCGGCAGAATTTTCCGCTGCTCGCGCTCGCGACTTACATCAATTACCGCAGCGGCCTCGGCCATTATCCCAGCTTCTATCGCTGCGGCGCATGA
- a CDS encoding CoA-binding protein: MKTPETVAILGASPKPDRYAYKAFELLQEYGHRPVPINPAFADILGEKCYPSISDAPRPIDTVTLYLGEARSNPLIDGIVAAKPRRIIMNPGAENFALAEKAEAAGIEVVEGCTLVMLRTGQF, encoded by the coding sequence ATGAAAACGCCTGAAACCGTCGCTATTCTCGGCGCCTCGCCCAAGCCGGACCGCTACGCCTATAAAGCATTCGAGCTCTTGCAGGAATACGGGCACCGGCCCGTGCCCATTAATCCCGCCTTCGCCGATATCCTGGGGGAGAAATGCTACCCGAGCATATCGGACGCTCCGCGACCAATTGACACCGTGACGTTGTACCTCGGTGAAGCGCGCTCGAATCCGCTGATTGACGGCATCGTCGCCGCGAAACCGCGCCGCATCATCATGAACCCCGGGGCGGAGAACTTCGCCTTGGCGGAAAAAGCGGAAGCGGCCGGCATCGAAGTGGTCGAGGGCTGCACCCTGGTGATGCTCCGGACGGGGCAGTTCTAG
- a CDS encoding MarC family protein, with amino-acid sequence MRSQLMQPYLEKFILAFIPLFVAIDPIGLVAIFLGLGGHADAKRRQHEGTLGLITSLAVSIGFIFLGKIIFRALGITVSDFQVAGGLILLGIAVRELLDLGERNRYAGEAFGVVPLGMPLIAGPALLTALLLLVDTVGILFTVLALLVNLLLVGIGFRYASHFTRWMGQQGLRGVSKLISLLLAAIAVSLIRRGWQAP; translated from the coding sequence ATGAGATCGCAGTTGATGCAACCGTACCTCGAAAAATTCATTCTCGCCTTCATCCCGCTTTTCGTGGCGATCGATCCCATCGGGCTCGTCGCGATTTTTCTCGGGCTGGGCGGCCATGCCGACGCCAAGCGCCGGCAGCATGAAGGCACCCTTGGCTTGATCACGAGCCTGGCCGTTTCGATCGGTTTCATTTTTCTCGGCAAAATAATTTTTCGCGCTCTTGGAATTACCGTTTCGGATTTTCAGGTGGCGGGGGGCCTGATTCTCCTCGGCATCGCGGTCCGCGAGCTTCTCGACCTCGGCGAACGGAACCGCTACGCCGGAGAAGCGTTTGGAGTGGTTCCTCTCGGGATGCCCCTAATCGCCGGCCCGGCCTTGCTCACCGCGTTGCTCCTCCTGGTGGATACCGTCGGAATTTTGTTCACGGTCTTGGCGCTCCTCGTCAATTTGCTGTTGGTCGGCATTGGGTTCCGCTACGCGAGCCATTTTACTCGCTGGATGGGGCAGCAGGGCCTGAGGGGCGTCTCGAAATTGATTTCGCTGCTCCTGGCGGCGATTGCGGTGAGCCTGATCAGGCGGGGTTGGCAGGCGCCCTGA
- a CDS encoding M3 family metallopeptidase produces the protein MKPTILPLLFFAITASLRADELKTADSFREAATKANAILTLPEWEQTPDAVEASMTKAIATANAALDQIGAQDPAKVTFKSTVVALDDLGYQARLAANRATIIKETNTSPAMRTAAENAVKNFQDWAVGVDYREDVYKAIKAFEKTQPKLSGEEAKLFKETLRDYRRAGLDLPPEKRNEVEQLRKDLSKLGTTFDTNIVEVQAPVVFTKAELEGMPESFLASPGVKTGDDAYTVKANVTWQYLAVMDNAKSEELRRKLYVIHDSMAKEKNVEVLNQMLALRNKIALRLGYKSWADYQTEIKMAKSAAGATKYIDDLVTGSQPKFAAEIEELRKLKAAETKDPKAAIKIWDFRYYTNQLKKQKYAVDTEALRSYFPFQKTLEGMFAIYQSIFGLKFEKIAVPQKWVDDLQLYAVTDAATGEPLGMFYLDMFPREGKFNHFAEFEIIGGKQMADGKYQRPTVALLCNFPPPNAEGQSLLTHTDVETLFHEFGHALHTMVTRAKFSRFAGTNVPGDFVEAPSQMLQNWVWEKKVLDTFAADYRDPAKKIPAETIEKMKEAKLATAATYYRRQFSMASLDLALHAPHPEGQAYDCVAISNPILEKVFLPIAPETTFVSYFGHLNGYDAGYYGYAWADAIAADMATVFEAAKDRYLDKQAGMRLRKDIYEPGDSREITESIEKFLGRKQSVQPFLKKIGIAAAKDKNTKPTVKPPDAR, from the coding sequence ATGAAACCGACAATTTTGCCACTCCTCTTTTTCGCAATCACCGCCAGCCTTCGCGCCGATGAACTGAAAACCGCGGATTCCTTCCGCGAAGCCGCGACCAAGGCAAATGCAATTCTGACCCTGCCGGAGTGGGAGCAGACGCCGGATGCGGTCGAAGCGTCGATGACAAAGGCGATCGCGACCGCGAACGCCGCGCTCGATCAGATCGGCGCCCAGGACCCAGCCAAGGTTACGTTCAAGAGCACCGTCGTCGCGCTCGACGACCTCGGTTACCAAGCTCGGCTGGCGGCCAACCGGGCCACCATCATCAAGGAGACCAACACGTCTCCCGCCATGCGGACCGCCGCCGAAAACGCGGTCAAAAACTTCCAGGATTGGGCGGTGGGTGTCGATTATCGCGAGGACGTTTACAAGGCGATCAAGGCATTCGAGAAAACCCAGCCGAAGCTGAGCGGCGAGGAGGCGAAGCTGTTCAAGGAAACTTTACGCGATTATCGCCGCGCCGGACTCGATCTGCCGCCGGAAAAGCGCAATGAGGTCGAGCAATTGCGCAAGGATCTCTCCAAGCTCGGAACGACTTTCGATACAAACATAGTTGAAGTGCAGGCGCCGGTCGTCTTCACCAAAGCGGAACTGGAGGGCATGCCGGAGAGCTTTCTCGCTTCTCCCGGGGTCAAGACCGGGGACGACGCCTACACGGTGAAAGCCAACGTCACCTGGCAATATCTCGCGGTGATGGATAACGCGAAGAGCGAGGAGCTGCGCAGGAAGCTCTACGTCATTCACGACTCGATGGCGAAAGAGAAAAACGTCGAGGTGTTGAACCAGATGCTTGCGCTTAGGAACAAGATCGCGCTCCGGCTCGGCTACAAATCGTGGGCGGATTATCAGACCGAAATCAAAATGGCGAAGTCGGCCGCTGGCGCGACGAAATACATCGACGATCTCGTGACCGGTTCGCAGCCGAAGTTCGCCGCCGAGATTGAAGAGCTGCGCAAACTAAAGGCCGCCGAAACGAAGGACCCGAAAGCCGCCATTAAGATCTGGGATTTCCGCTATTACACCAACCAACTGAAGAAGCAGAAATACGCCGTCGATACCGAGGCATTGCGCTCGTACTTCCCGTTCCAAAAAACGCTGGAAGGGATGTTCGCCATTTATCAGAGCATCTTCGGCCTGAAATTCGAGAAGATCGCGGTCCCGCAAAAATGGGTGGACGACCTCCAACTCTACGCGGTCACCGATGCGGCCACCGGCGAACCGCTCGGGATGTTTTATCTCGATATGTTTCCGCGCGAGGGAAAATTCAACCACTTCGCCGAGTTTGAAATCATCGGCGGCAAGCAGATGGCCGACGGGAAATACCAGCGCCCAACCGTGGCGTTGCTTTGCAATTTTCCGCCGCCGAACGCGGAGGGCCAATCGCTCCTCACCCATACCGACGTGGAAACGCTCTTCCACGAGTTTGGGCATGCGCTCCACACCATGGTGACCCGCGCAAAGTTTTCTCGATTCGCGGGAACCAATGTGCCGGGCGATTTCGTTGAGGCGCCTTCGCAAATGCTGCAAAACTGGGTCTGGGAAAAGAAGGTCCTCGATACCTTTGCCGCCGATTATCGCGATCCCGCGAAGAAGATCCCCGCGGAAACGATCGAGAAAATGAAGGAAGCGAAACTGGCCACGGCCGCCACCTACTACCGGCGGCAATTCTCGATGGCCTCCCTCGACCTGGCGCTGCATGCGCCGCATCCGGAAGGACAGGCCTACGATTGCGTCGCCATTTCGAACCCAATCCTCGAGAAGGTCTTTCTGCCGATCGCGCCCGAGACGACGTTCGTCTCCTACTTCGGCCATCTGAATGGCTACGACGCCGGCTATTACGGTTACGCCTGGGCGGATGCGATCGCGGCGGATATGGCGACGGTGTTCGAAGCGGCGAAAGACCGTTATCTCGACAAGCAGGCCGGAATGCGTCTGCGCAAGGATATCTACGAGCCGGGCGATTCGCGGGAGATCACCGAATCGATCGAGAAGTTCCTTGGCCGCAAACAATCGGTCCAGCCGTTTCTGAAGAAAATCGGGATCGCGGCAGCGAAAGATAAAAATACGAAGCCGACGGTGAAGCCCCCGGACGCCCGATAA
- a CDS encoding DUF4203 domain-containing protein produces the protein MNLSVPIISVAVGVAILLFGRKLFWLFVAALGFAIGLEVAAYFMKEPPQWMTLLVALGCGVIGALLAILLQKLAIAVAGFLAGGRIAWALAATFFVDHIHYRGITFVIGGIVGALLLLALFDWS, from the coding sequence ATGAACCTTTCCGTCCCGATTATCAGTGTCGCCGTCGGCGTGGCGATCCTGTTGTTCGGGCGAAAGCTGTTCTGGCTCTTCGTCGCGGCGCTTGGTTTCGCCATCGGACTGGAGGTCGCGGCCTACTTCATGAAGGAGCCGCCGCAATGGATGACGTTGCTCGTCGCGCTCGGCTGCGGAGTGATCGGCGCGCTCCTTGCGATCCTGCTTCAAAAACTTGCGATCGCGGTGGCCGGATTCCTCGCCGGCGGCCGGATCGCGTGGGCGCTGGCGGCAACGTTCTTCGTCGATCACATCCACTATCGCGGCATCACCTTTGTCATCGGCGGAATCGTGGGCGCGCTTCTGCTGCTCGCCTTGTTCGATTGGTCCTGA
- a CDS encoding M28 family peptidase — translation MKPAHILLSAFSFGVSALAADPPPKAALDAMTAADLLKHIKVLASDEFEGRAPGSKGEELSVKYISEQFKNLGLKPGNPNGTYTQEVPLAGITTRPTASFTVGDKRTDLKFPDDYVASSARLQPEIKAANTDIVFVGYGVVAPEFGWDDYKDVDVRGKTILMLINDPAIPDPADPSKLDPKMFKGSAMTYYGRWTYKYEIAAEKGAAAAVIIHETKPAAYPYSVVMSSWAKENFEIDAADKNAGAVQIRSWITLDVAKKLLTDCGQDFDALKKAAITKEFRPVALTAKASFDLKQTVRPFKSRNVVAKIEGSDPKLKDEWVIYSAHWDHLGKHDDIPGDKIFNGASDNASGVGGLLELATAFTKMKPAPKRSVLFMATTAEEAGLLGAKFYAEHPLYPLEKTLADINMDGLSLWGKTRDFEDISFGNSDLDEILAEATKKQGRVMNPNSESEKGTFYRADNFEFSKVGVPSLYTKEGRDVIGKPPGFGQQKRDEYIAKHYHQPSDQVNPEWDLSGAAEDLRLLLEVGYQVANGEKFPEWKPGTEFKAKRDAMLKK, via the coding sequence ATGAAACCGGCCCATATTCTTCTATCGGCATTTTCCTTCGGCGTTTCCGCGCTTGCCGCGGACCCTCCACCGAAAGCGGCTCTGGACGCCATGACCGCCGCCGATCTTTTGAAACACATCAAGGTTCTTGCTTCCGATGAATTCGAAGGACGCGCACCGGGTTCCAAGGGGGAGGAACTCTCGGTCAAATATATCTCGGAGCAGTTCAAGAACCTGGGGCTCAAGCCGGGCAACCCCAACGGCACCTACACCCAGGAAGTTCCGCTCGCGGGAATCACGACCAGGCCAACCGCGTCGTTTACCGTCGGCGACAAAAGGACCGATCTGAAATTCCCGGACGATTACGTCGCGTCATCGGCGCGGCTCCAACCGGAGATCAAGGCGGCGAACACCGATATCGTGTTTGTCGGATACGGGGTGGTCGCGCCGGAATTTGGCTGGGACGATTACAAGGACGTCGATGTTCGCGGGAAAACGATCCTTATGCTGATCAACGATCCGGCGATTCCAGATCCGGCCGATCCGTCGAAGCTCGATCCGAAAATGTTCAAGGGCAGCGCAATGACCTATTACGGCCGCTGGACCTACAAGTACGAAATCGCGGCGGAAAAAGGCGCCGCCGCGGCGGTCATCATTCATGAGACAAAACCGGCCGCGTATCCCTATTCGGTCGTGATGTCGAGCTGGGCGAAGGAGAACTTCGAGATCGATGCCGCGGACAAGAACGCAGGCGCGGTTCAAATCCGGTCGTGGATCACGCTCGATGTCGCGAAAAAATTGCTGACCGATTGCGGCCAGGATTTTGACGCACTGAAAAAAGCGGCGATTACCAAAGAGTTCCGGCCCGTGGCGTTAACCGCGAAAGCCAGCTTTGATCTCAAACAGACCGTGCGGCCGTTCAAGTCGCGCAATGTCGTCGCCAAAATCGAAGGGAGCGATCCGAAGTTGAAGGACGAATGGGTCATTTACAGCGCGCACTGGGATCATCTCGGGAAGCATGACGACATCCCGGGCGATAAGATTTTCAACGGCGCGTCGGACAACGCGTCGGGTGTCGGTGGACTGCTCGAGTTGGCCACAGCGTTTACGAAAATGAAACCGGCGCCGAAGCGTTCAGTGCTCTTCATGGCGACCACGGCGGAAGAAGCCGGCCTGCTGGGCGCAAAGTTTTATGCGGAGCACCCGCTCTACCCGCTGGAGAAGACCCTGGCCGACATCAACATGGATGGCCTCAGCCTCTGGGGAAAAACCCGCGACTTCGAGGACATCAGCTTCGGCAATTCCGATCTCGACGAGATCCTCGCCGAAGCGACGAAAAAACAGGGCCGCGTGATGAACCCGAACAGCGAATCGGAGAAAGGAACATTTTATCGCGCGGATAATTTCGAGTTCTCCAAGGTCGGAGTGCCGTCGCTCTACACCAAGGAAGGACGCGATGTCATCGGCAAACCGCCGGGTTTCGGCCAGCAAAAGAGGGATGAATACATCGCGAAGCATTATCACCAGCCCTCGGACCAGGTGAATCCAGAGTGGGATTTGTCCGGCGCCGCGGAGGACCTGCGCTTGTTGCTCGAGGTCGGCTACCAGGTGGCGAACGGGGAGAAATTCCCCGAGTGGAAACCCGGGACCGAATTCAAGGCGAAGCGCGACGCGATGCTGAAGAAATGA
- a CDS encoding DUF3463 domain-containing protein, with amino-acid sequence MRFPLALTSKIAAYIITNKLRRTPKFATVLQLEPLHTCNLTCTGCGRIREYSTSLKDILPLEDCLGAARECNAPMVSICGGEPLIYPQIEALVNGLFEQKRIVYVCTNAMFMRKKMREWMAAELAKANNGSRAGLESKLAELVAKGLVSEKDAEVVRQGPKDPAKPTIGPSRWMYWNVHLDGLERTHDLIVEREGVFKECILAIKMAKILGYQIATNTTVYKETDMEELEQLFDFLSDLGVDGHTITPGYEYDAAKQDMIKRLSLQPENFFLTRSATVKKFAKMEDWMKRYTFFGTPVYFEFLAGKRDLTCSAWAIPTRNISGWKAPCYFMTDAAGTNGTGHYKSYADLLANVDWNKYGVVEGVAKDPRCENCMTHCGYEPTASLGLHAKRGDTWKTVKFNFGPRPKPTGRGSEIAAYNGVTSGNGHLTGKRAEVAAKAS; translated from the coding sequence ATGCGATTCCCGCTGGCGTTGACCTCCAAGATCGCCGCCTACATCATCACCAACAAGCTGCGGCGGACTCCGAAGTTTGCCACCGTCCTCCAGCTTGAGCCCTTGCATACGTGCAACTTAACCTGTACCGGCTGCGGACGGATCCGGGAGTATTCCACCTCGCTCAAGGACATTTTGCCGCTGGAAGACTGCCTGGGGGCTGCCCGGGAGTGCAACGCCCCCATGGTCTCGATCTGCGGCGGGGAGCCCCTGATTTATCCCCAAATCGAAGCGTTGGTGAACGGACTCTTCGAGCAAAAACGGATCGTTTACGTCTGCACCAACGCCATGTTCATGCGCAAAAAGATGCGGGAATGGATGGCGGCCGAATTGGCGAAAGCGAATAACGGCAGCCGCGCCGGTCTGGAGTCGAAGCTCGCGGAATTGGTCGCCAAAGGCCTCGTTTCCGAAAAGGATGCGGAAGTCGTCCGGCAAGGTCCAAAAGATCCGGCGAAACCGACCATCGGCCCGAGCCGCTGGATGTATTGGAACGTCCACCTCGATGGGCTGGAGCGGACGCACGATCTGATTGTCGAGCGCGAAGGCGTTTTCAAGGAATGCATCCTCGCGATCAAGATGGCGAAAATCCTTGGTTATCAGATCGCGACGAACACGACCGTTTACAAGGAAACCGATATGGAAGAGCTCGAACAGCTCTTCGATTTCCTTTCCGATCTCGGCGTGGATGGCCACACCATCACCCCGGGCTACGAGTACGACGCGGCCAAGCAGGACATGATCAAACGGCTGAGCTTGCAGCCGGAAAATTTCTTTCTCACCCGAAGCGCGACGGTGAAAAAGTTCGCGAAGATGGAAGACTGGATGAAGCGCTACACGTTTTTCGGGACGCCGGTTTACTTCGAATTTCTCGCCGGCAAACGCGACCTGACCTGCTCTGCCTGGGCGATTCCGACCCGCAACATCAGCGGCTGGAAAGCTCCCTGTTATTTCATGACGGATGCCGCCGGCACAAACGGCACCGGCCATTACAAGAGCTACGCCGACCTCCTCGCGAATGTGGACTGGAACAAGTACGGCGTGGTGGAAGGTGTCGCGAAAGACCCGCGCTGCGAGAATTGCATGACGCATTGCGGCTACGAGCCGACCGCCAGCCTCGGTTTGCACGCCAAGCGCGGCGATACCTGGAAAACGGTAAAGTTTAATTTCGGTCCGCGACCAAAACCGACCGGGCGGGGGAGTGAAATCGCGGCATACAACGGCGTCACTTCAGGCAATGGGCATCTGACGGGCAAGCGCGCGGAAGTCGCGGCCAAGGCATCCTAA